GTCCTTGCGGGATATAACCCCCTCCAACAGCCCCCCTTCTTTAACCACAAAGAGAGTACCGACGTCTTCAATGAACATGGTAACCACAGCGTCATAAACAGAGCATTTTTCCGACACGACAATGGGTACCGATTTAATATCGGCAACAAGTAAGCTTTGGATCTTTTTTGCCACAATTTGGTGCGGAAACTTGCCGCTATGAAAATACCCGACTCTGGGACGCGCCTCAAGCAGTCCTGACATGGTCAAGATAGCCAAATCCGGCCTTAAGGTAGCCCTGGTCAGAGAAAGCTTTTCGGCAATCTGTTCGCCGGTGATCGGCCCCATGCTTTTAACGATCTCTAAAATAGCATTTTGCCGCCTGGATAGTTCCAAAACAATCGCCCCTTGAGAGCATAAAATGTTGATAAACTAACTGACTCATATATTATACTACCGCAGGAAACAGTTCAACCTTTCTTTATCAGAAAAATAACACCCCGGCGGAAAAAATAAAACTAATGTTTATCCAGCTCATTCAGTTCTGTTCTTTTTTTCTGCCAGTCGGAAATTTTGTCGTCAGCGACAACTTCTATATTGATTTCCTTTACAATATTAAGTCTTTTGACAATCCTTTTTTCCACCTCTGCAACTATATCATCAGCATATTCAATGCTAAGCTTGGGCTTGGTCTCTATGGTCATGTTAACCAGCAGGGAATGGGCTCCAATATACATTGTTTTTATCTCTTGGACATCAGTAACGCCTGGAACTCTCATGGCAATGTCGCCGATTCTCCTTACTATATTGGGGTGAGCCGCCCTGCCGATAATCATATCCCTGTTCTCATAGGCCAGCATGACGCCCATTACACCCAATATGATTCCGATTATAATTGAGGCGGCACCGTCGTAAACTATGTTATTTGTAACCTTGCTTATGGCTACTGCAATCAATGCTATGACTACTCCAACCAAAGCCGCAAAGTCTTCATAAAAAACAAACTTCACTGCCGGGTTGGCCACATTGTTGATATTTTTAAAAGAAGCCGCTATGGCTTTGAACCCTCTTGCTTGTACACCGACGTCATTTAAAACTGCACTCATGGCCGCCCTGACAGCGTACATTTCAAATAATGCAGCAAGGGATAAAGCGATGACCAGGAGTTCTACAGCCTCAATGGGGTGAGGGTCAATTATCTGGTGGTAGCCTCTGGTTATAGAACCCATACTGGTGACACCAAACATAAATACTGAAGCAATAAACGACCAAAAGTATACTTCTTTACCATAACCGAAGGGGTGCTCCATGTCCGCCGGCCGTGATGCCAGCTTCATGCCGACGAGCAGGAAGATGCTGTTAACCAGGTCCGACAGCGAGTGGAGAGCTTCAGAAAACATGGCCGCACTATTACCGACCCAGGCAGCAATAGCTTTTGTTAAAAAAACAGACAGGTTGGCAAATAAGGCAATCCATAAGGCTTTATAGCCCGTAGAATGCAAGGAGTGGCACCGCCTTTCGTCATGGGAAAGAACCTGCTCCAAAAGAAGCAGGTTCTTTAATTACATAACCTCACTTACAGTTTTTGATTTAAAATAAAAATCGGTTTTTCTTTTCCAATCCTGAACCATATCGTCTGCGAATGTTTCAATATTAATGTGTCTGACACTACCCAGATTAATTTTAATAATTTTTTCTATTTCGTCATTAATATCCTCTATAGATTCTATATCAAGGCCGCTTTTTACCTTGATCTCCATGTTAACCAACAATGAATGAGATCCTATAAACATGGTTTTTATTTTAGGGACATCTGTCACACCGGGCACCTGCATAGCCAGATTATTAATTAACCGTACAGTATCCGGACAGGCTGAGCAGCCAATGATCAGCTCTTTTAACTGGAAAGCAAGTATCAAGGCCATACTGCCGCACAGAAGTCCCACACAGATTGAAGCAAGTCCGTCAAACAGATAGCTGCCTGTCCAACTGGCAATAAGCGTTGCACTGAGAGACACCCCGGTTCCGATTACTGCTGCAGTGCTTTGCAGGACCATTATCTGATTGGTGGGGTTGGTATTTCTTTTAAACAAACGGATATAGTTTTTCAGTATGTAATCACTATCTTGAACCTCTTTAGGCACACTGCGGGCAAGTGCTGATTTGAGAAGAAAACACTCATAGAGAAAAGCTATTGCCAGGGCTAAAACCGGTAAAATGTCTGAAGTTATCACATACTGTTCTTTAATTTGTTTAAGACCCCTGCCGACAGCGCCCATACTGGCAAAACCCAGCATAAACACCGCGGCAATGAATGACCAAAAATATAACTCTTTGCCGTATCCAAAAGGATGTTCGGCATCCGCCGGACGGGAGGCCATTTTTAGTCCAAGCAGGGAAAAAACGTCATTTAAAGTGTTGCTTAAGGAATACAGGGTAGAAGCATATATTGCCGCACTGCCGCAAGATAACGCAACCGAACCTTTAACGATAAACAGACCTAGATTAGATAAAACACCATTCTTTAACCTGCTAGGGTCCGCTGGGTCCATAAAAAAGAAACCACTCCCTTATAAATTAATCAATAACTGATTAATTTATATTGTAGTTACAGATAAATTATTCTTATTACTTACAGACTTATTCTCCGGAGCCTCTCTACCCTTTCCTGAATGGGCGGGTGCGTGCTGAAAAGCTTCATCAGAGAAGCACCTGAAAACGGATTCACGATAAAAAGGTGTGAAGCGGCGGGATTAACCTGCATTGGTATGCGGTGTGCTCCTGACTCTAATTTTAGAAGCGCATTCGCCAGGCCGGCGGGTGATCCGGCTATACTGGCGCCGGTTGCATCGGCCATGTATTCCCTGGAACGGGAGATGGCCAACTGAATAATCGTGGCTGCTAAGGGAGCGATGATGGCCATGATCAGGCCACCTGCCATACTACCGCCACCCTCGTCTTCGTCGTTGCTTCCGCCCATGCCAAATATAGCAGCCCATTGCAGCATATTGGCCATCATGGTTATGGCCCCGGCCAGGGCTGCGGCTATGGTGCCTACCAGGACGTCTCTGTTTTTGATATGGGCAAGCTCATGAGCCAACACGCCTTCAAGCTCGGAACGGTTTAATAGATGCATGATGCCTTCCGTAACGGCTACCGCCGCATGGGAGGGATTGCGGCCTGTGGCAAAGGCGTTGGGCTGGTGGGATGGCGTTACATAAAGCTTTGGCATAGGAATGCCTGCCCGCTGCGATAGTTTCTTTACTATATCATAAAGATCAGGAGCCTCTGCCTCAGAAACCGGATATGAGCGAGTCATTTTTATGGCAATTTTATCGCTGTAAAAGTAGCCGAAGAAATTCATCCCCATTGCTATCAGGAAAAACAGCATTGCTCCGGAGCGGCCGCAAATGGCATTGCCCATTAACACAAGCAGAACAGAAAGCGTACCCATCAATAACCATACTTTTATGGTGTTCATTTAGACCTCCACCTCTAATAGTTTTTAAATTACTAAAATTCGGCCAGCATTGCTGCGCCCAGCAGGCCCATCACCATGCCGCCGATAAAGCCGCCGAAGCCGGGCCTGCCGTAAGATACTATGCTATCTAGCACATTCCTTTCAAATTGCATTTATACAAAAAAGGAGGTTTATCTAGGGCATTAAATCATTAATATACATCAATAAAGAATTGACTATCATAATACTTTGCAGAAACATTTGTTTAGTCAACACAGCAGCTTGCTCCGGCCCCAGGCTGGATACCACGGCAGGCTGCAGCTGGGTAAGTTGGTTTTCAAACTGTTTGACTTGCTCTATTATGGAATCAATATCATTTGGCCTGCCTTTGTTCCCTTTCCTTGCTTCCCCCAAATTGCCATCCAGGAGACTCAAACGCTCCTTAATCTCCTCCAATGTTAACCTTTTCTCTTTCAAACCTTCAATTAATTTAAGCCTAATCAAGGATTCTTCAGAATAATACCTATAGTTCCTTTCTGATCTTACAGGCTCTAACAGGCCCAAATTTGTGTAATAATCAACTGTCCTTTTACTAACCCCTGCCAACTCGGCGATTTTTCCAATTTTATATTTCAATAACTCCCCAATGGAATCACCTCAGAATTTTTTTATCTTCTTTAATATACTTACTATATAACCAACATAGCGTACAGTCAAACGTTACGCTAGACTTTTAATGCTAAATTTTGTTTCTTTTTCATTCTCAAGCTGTTTCTTAGTTCAGCTAGCGTTTTGTTTATTTCAGCAGGGGAGGAATTTTGGTATTGCCCCTTACCATATAAGAAAAAGAGTGCGACATTAGAGAACCTTCCTGTCGCACTCCTTGGCTTTGCAAGTATTTATCCTATGAATTATTTTGATTCCACTACTATCCTGCTTAAGTCAGCCACCTGCTTTACTTGCGACGCAAGACTTTTAAGCAAAGCCAGGCGATTTTCGCGCACTTGCTCGTCATCCACCATCACCATCACCGCGTTAAAAAACTTGTCCACCGGCTCCTGCAAGGTGGCGATGGCCGCCAGTAATGAACGGTAATCTCCGGAAGCAAGGTACTCTCCCGCCTGATCACGCACGCTGCAC
The window above is part of the Pelotomaculum isophthalicicum JI genome. Proteins encoded here:
- a CDS encoding cation diffusion facilitator family transporter, whose protein sequence is MDPADPSRLKNGVLSNLGLFIVKGSVALSCGSAAIYASTLYSLSNTLNDVFSLLGLKMASRPADAEHPFGYGKELYFWSFIAAVFMLGFASMGAVGRGLKQIKEQYVITSDILPVLALAIAFLYECFLLKSALARSVPKEVQDSDYILKNYIRLFKRNTNPTNQIMVLQSTAAVIGTGVSLSATLIASWTGSYLFDGLASICVGLLCGSMALILAFQLKELIIGCSACPDTVRLINNLAMQVPGVTDVPKIKTMFIGSHSLLVNMEIKVKSGLDIESIEDINDEIEKIIKINLGSVRHINIETFADDMVQDWKRKTDFYFKSKTVSEVM
- a CDS encoding MerR family transcriptional regulator, translated to MKYKIGKIAELAGVSKRTVDYYTNLGLLEPVRSERNYRYYSEESLIRLKLIEGLKEKRLTLEEIKERLSLLDGNLGEARKGNKGRPNDIDSIIEQVKQFENQLTQLQPAVVSSLGPEQAAVLTKQMFLQSIMIVNSLLMYINDLMP
- a CDS encoding cation diffusion facilitator family transporter; protein product: MHSTGYKALWIALFANLSVFLTKAIAAWVGNSAAMFSEALHSLSDLVNSIFLLVGMKLASRPADMEHPFGYGKEVYFWSFIASVFMFGVTSMGSITRGYHQIIDPHPIEAVELLVIALSLAALFEMYAVRAAMSAVLNDVGVQARGFKAIAASFKNINNVANPAVKFVFYEDFAALVGVVIALIAVAISKVTNNIVYDGAASIIIGIILGVMGVMLAYENRDMIIGRAAHPNIVRRIGDIAMRVPGVTDVQEIKTMYIGAHSLLVNMTIETKPKLSIEYADDIVAEVEKRIVKRLNIVKEINIEVVADDKISDWQKKRTELNELDKH
- a CDS encoding helix-turn-helix transcriptional regulator, with product MELSRRQNAILEIVKSMGPITGEQIAEKLSLTRATLRPDLAILTMSGLLEARPRVGYFHSGKFPHQIVAKKIQSLLVADIKSVPIVVSEKCSVYDAVVTMFIEDVGTLFVVKEGGLLEGVISRKDLLKTTLGGQDIQKLPVGVVMTRMPNVLFTHTEESVWSAAWKLITHEVDALPVVRKVAQPDGSDGYEVVGRLSKTNITRLFVELGEGN
- a CDS encoding zinc metalloprotease HtpX, whose amino-acid sequence is MNTIKVWLLMGTLSVLLVLMGNAICGRSGAMLFFLIAMGMNFFGYFYSDKIAIKMTRSYPVSEAEAPDLYDIVKKLSQRAGIPMPKLYVTPSHQPNAFATGRNPSHAAVAVTEGIMHLLNRSELEGVLAHELAHIKNRDVLVGTIAAALAGAITMMANMLQWAAIFGMGGSNDEDEGGGSMAGGLIMAIIAPLAATIIQLAISRSREYMADATGASIAGSPAGLANALLKLESGAHRIPMQVNPAASHLFIVNPFSGASLMKLFSTHPPIQERVERLRRISL